A stretch of the Capsicum annuum cultivar UCD-10X-F1 chromosome 10, UCD10Xv1.1, whole genome shotgun sequence genome encodes the following:
- the LOC124887848 gene encoding GRIP and coiled-coil domain-containing protein-like, producing MRRISLQEKLNPNGYTLSMIICPNTILNVVYKDMMKKFVGLNTQNYMSNKRKEKKEEEEKYKQESQTKKSDNAIKERNNNHQWITRKNKYKRDRFGHILGEVNEITEKEVQTSNAFKALKGEEENQQNNKNVEGNINVDHQKEGTKMSTKELVNTSFEKGIENDQEVSISAEKGAEQQNQNNRADNRKDKEPQRGDQQEQNEKNNQNAIKKEKIAHLNICRCRFLMKK from the coding sequence ATGAGGAGAATTAGTCTACAGGAGAAATTAAATCCAAATGGGTACACATTGAGTATGATTATATGCCCAAATACTATACTGAATGTTGTCTACAAGGACATGATGAAGAAATTTGTTGGATTAAACACCCAAAATTATATGTCAAAcaaaaggaaggaaaaaaaggaagaagaagagaagtaCAAGCAAGAGAGTCAGACAAAAAAGTCTGATAatgcaataaaagaaagaaataacaatcATCAATGGAtaacaaggaaaaataaatataaaagggaTAGATTTGGCCATATTCTGGGTGAAGTGAATGAGATTACAGAAAAAGAAGTGCAGACATCTAATGCTTTTAAAGCCTTAAAAGGTGAAGAGGAAAATCagcaaaataacaaaaatgtagAGGGAAATATTAATGTTGATCACCAGAAAGAAGGAACAAAGATGAGTACAAAAGAATTGGTTAATACAAGTTTTGAAAAAGGTATAGAGAATGATCAAGAAGTAAGTATATCAGCTGAGAAAGGAGCTGAACAACAAAATCAGAATAACAGGGCAGACAATAGGAAGGACAAGGAGCCACAAAGAGGTGATCAGCAAGAGCAGAATGAGAAAAATAACCAGAAtgcaataaagaaagaaaaaatagctCATTTGAACATATGCAGATGCAGGTTTTTGATGAAGAAGTAA